A stretch of the Elephas maximus indicus isolate mEleMax1 chromosome 3, mEleMax1 primary haplotype, whole genome shotgun sequence genome encodes the following:
- the MAP1S gene encoding microtubule-associated protein 1S, producing MAAAAAEQGAAEAPCALLLVVGGECGRPGLLSYVLEELERGIRSWDVDPSICSLDEQLKVFVSRHSATFSSIVKGQRSLHHHGDALDTLVLLNPSDKSLCDELRNFLLDPAPHKLVVLAGPCLEETGELLLQTGGFSSRHFLQVLADKEIGELLASAPPPSTLPTLTITCPTFGNWAQLAPNVPSLPGALQLRLNPPARLPASEGLREFLEYVAESLEPPSPFELLEPPAAMGFLKIARPCCYVFPGGLGDAAFFAVNGFTILVNGGSSPKSSFWKLVRHLDRVDAVLVTHTGADSLPGLNSLLRRKLAEREAATAGSGGDEGLRNLISPELGVVFLNTGAAGDSVVDEAQLVRGVDEAGLALGLLARLGIPPLPLSRGPLPTQPTVLFQKMGVGRLDMYVLHPLSEAAGRNADRTLASACVLLVWQPASPTEKVVRVLFPGCTPPARLLEGLARLQHLGFLREPIVTPQDLEGPRRTGSRESVASRDSARGKERPGTARKEPSRTEKDARPPPREVKKDPRPGALRTQPREARRGASTAPDVKKAVAPGSAKTRRVPDTPRPAMENGPCSPPSFRCGEASPLLAACMSPAPPLAATPSLEHSLELGLSPAAGDEGCSSEEQTLELLSAASTPRPHTPSPTGPHHGGPTESCGQLSLSPLRSGEAAPDASPTVTTPSLPAEVGSPHSTEVDESLSVSFEQALPPPATTGEPGLSLPLRGARARRSASPHDVDLCLVSPCEFEHRKAVPPATAASPGGGSNDSSARSQERGPGPEETPPTSLSESLPTLSDSEPLPVIPGPVDSDEDDTESLGVPRRRRDPLPTSLKDPHPLPAPPGVCMVDPEQARRPESLGRTRKPLARTGLGTTGPKAATVGTAKTKGLASGDRANRPLSARCEPSDKAARAPLSRKASVPKTATRGPPGAAGSRVGGSAAPPGNPVYLDLAYLPSGSSARLVDAEFFRRVRALCYVISGQDQGKEEGMRALLDALLAGKQQWDRELQVTLIPTFESAAMHEWYQETHARQQALGLTVLGSNSTVAMQDETFPACKVEF from the exons GCATCCGGTCCTGGGATGTGGACCCCAGCATCTGCAGCCTCGATGAGCAGCTCAAGGTCTTCGTGTCTCGGCACTCGGCCACCTTCTCCAGCATCGTAAAAG GCCAGCGGAGCCTGCACCACCACGGAGATGCCCTGGACACCCTGGTCCTCCTCAACCCGTCGGACAAGTCGCTTTGTGACGAG CTCCGGAACTTTCTGCTGGATCCTGCCCCTCACAAGCTGGTGGTGCTGGCCGGGCCATGCCTGGAGGAGACAGGAGAGCTGTTGCTCCAGACAGGGGGCTTCTCGTCACGCCACTTCCTCCAGGTCCTGGCGGACAAGGAG ATCGGGGAGCTCCTGGCCTCGGCACCCCCGCCGTCTACCCTGCCCACACTCACCATCACCTGCCCGACCTTTGGCAACTGGGCCCAGCTGGCGCCCAATGTACCAAGCCTGCCAGGGGCACTCCAGCTGCGGCTGAACCCGCCAGCGCGGCTGCCAGCCTCTGAGGGCCTGCGTGAGTTCCTGGAGTATGTGGCTGAGTCGCTGGAGCCTCCCTCACCCTTTGAGCTGCTGGAGCCACCGGCTGCCATGGGCTTCCTCAAGATTGCCCGGCCCTGCTGCTACGTCTTCCCCGGTGGCCTGGGCGATGCCGCCTTCTTTGCTGTCAACGGCTTCACCATCCTGGTCAATGGTGGCTCGAGCCCCAAGTCGAGCTTCTGGAAGCTGGTGCGGCACCTAGACCGCGTGGATGCAGTGCTGGTGACCCACACTGGCGCTGACAGTCTGCCAGGCCTCAACAGCCTGCTGCGGCGTAAGCTGGCTGAGCGTGAGGCAGCGACAGCTGGCAGCGGGGGCGATGAGGGGCTGCGCAACCTCATCTCGCCGGAGCTAGGCGTTGTGTTCCTGAACACAGGGGCAGCCGGGGACTCGGTGGTCGATGAGGCCCAGCTGGTGCGCGGCGTGGACGAGGCAGGGTTGGCACTGGGCCTGCTGGCCCGCCTGGGCATTCCACCCCTACCCCTGAGCCGTGGGCCACTGCCCACCCAGCCCACTGTACTCTTCCAGAAGATGGGTGTGGGCCGACTGGACATGTACGTGCTGCACCCACTCTCTGAGGCTGCTGGGCGCAATGCCGACCGCACGCTGGCCTCAGCCTGCGTCTTGCTAGTATGGCAGCCGGCCAGCCCCACTGAGAAGGTGGTGCGAGTGCTCTTCCCGGGCTGCACGCCTCCCGCACGCCTGCTTGAGGGCCTGGCCCGCCTGCAGCACCTGGGCTTCCTGCGCGAGCCCATAGTGACGCCCCAGGATCTGGAGGGGCCACGGCGCACTGGGAGCAGGGAGAGCGTGGCCTCCCGGGACAGTGCGAGGGGCAAGGAGCGCCCTGGAACGGCCCGCAAAGAGCCCTCCCGTACTGAGAAGGACGCCAGGCCGCCACCCCGCGAGGTCAAGAAGGACCCCAGACCTGGTGCCCTGCGGACCCAGCCCCGGGAGGCACGCCGTGGGGCCTCCACCGCCCCTGATGTCAAGAAGGCAGTGGCCCCAGGGTCAGCTAAGACCCGGAGAGTGCCCGACACACCACGTCCAGCCATGGAGAACGGGCCCTGCAGTCCCCCCAGCTTCCGCTGTGGTGAGGCCAGCCCCCTGCTGGCAGCATGCATGTCCCCAGCTCCCCCACTGGCAGCTACGCCCAGCCTAGAGCATAGCTTGGAGCTAGGCCTGAGCCCAGCCGCTGGGGATGAGGGCTGCAGCTCCGAGGAACAGACACTGGAGTTGCTGTCGGCAGCCAGCACACCACGGCCACACACGCCCTCGCCCACTGGGCCACACCACGGAGGCCCCACTGAGAGTTGCGGGCAGCTGTCACTGAGCCCACTGCGATCTGGGGAGGCAGCACCTGATGCCTCACCCACTGTGACCACGCCCTCGCTGCCCGCAGAGGTGGGCTCACCGCACTCCACTGAGGTGGATGAGTCCCTATCTGTGTCCTTTGAGCAGGCGCTGCCGCCACCTGCCACCACTGGTGAGCCTGGGCTGAGCCTCCCGCTGCGTGGTGCCCGGGCACGGCGTTCAGCCTCCCCACATGATGTGGACCTGTGTCTGGTGTCACCCTGCGAATTCGAGCACCGCAAGGCTGTGCCCCCTGCCACCGCAGCCTCCCCTGGCGGTGGCTCCAACGATAGCAGCGCCCGATCCCAGGAGCGTGGCCCAGGGCCGGAGGAGACACCACCCACCTCCCTCAGTGAGTCCCTACCCACTTTGTCCGACTCAGAACCCCTGCCTGTTATCCCCGGCCCTGTGGACTCAGACGAAGATGACACTGAGAGCCTGGGTGTGCCCCGTCGCCGCCGTGACCCACTGCCCACCTCGCTCAAGGACCCTCACCCGCTGCCTGCCCCACCTGGTGTCTGCATGGTGGACCCCGAACAGGCACGGCGCCCGGAGAGCCTCGGCCGTACCCGGAAGCCCCTGGCCCGCACTGGCCTTGGTACCACTGGCCCCAAAGCTGCGACGGTTGGCACTGCCAAAACCAAGGGGCTGGCCAGTGGGGACCGGGCCAACCGGCCTCTCAGCGCCCGGTGCGAGCCCAGTGACAAGGCAGCCCGGGCACCCCTGTCCAGAAAGGCCTCCGTGCCCAAGACGGCCACTCGAGGCCCACCAG GCGCAGCTGGTAGTCGTGTGGGTGGGTCAGCGGCCCCTCCAGGCAATCCTGTCTACCTGGATCTGGCCTACCTGCCCAGCGGGAGCAGCGCCCGCCTGGTGGACGCTGAGTTCTTCCGGCGGGTGCGCGCCCTGTGCTATGTCATCAGTGGCCAGGACCAGGGCAAGGAGGAGGGCATGCGGGCCCTGCTGGATGCGCTTCTGGCTGGCAAGCAGCAGTGGGACCGAGAGCTGCAG GTGACCCTGATCCCCACCTTTGAGTCGGCAGCCATGCACGAGTGGTACCAGGAGACACATGCGAGGCAGCAGGCTCTGGGCCTCACGGTGCTGGGCAGCAACAGCACAGTGGCCATGCAGGACGAGACCTTCCCTGCCTGCAAGGTGGAGTTCTAG